The following are encoded in a window of Citrobacter freundii genomic DNA:
- the ubiA gene encoding 4-hydroxybenzoate octaprenyltransferase, translated as MEWSLTQNKLLAFHRLMRTDKPIGALLLLWPTLWALWVATPGVPQLWILAVFVAGVWLMRAAGCVVNDYADRKFDGHVKRTANRPLPSGAVTEKEARTLFVVLVLLAFLLVLTLNTMTILLSIAALALAWVYPFMKRYTHLPQVVLGAAFGWSIPMAFAAVSESVPLSCWLMFLANILWAVAYDTQYAMVDRDDDLKIGIKSTAILFGQNDKLIIGLLQVGVLVLMALVGWLNGLALGYYWSLLVAGALFVYQQKLIVNRERDACFKAFMNNNYVGLVLFLGLAMSYWHL; from the coding sequence ATGGAGTGGAGTCTGACGCAGAATAAGCTGCTGGCGTTTCACCGCTTGATGCGTACGGATAAGCCAATCGGCGCCTTACTGCTGCTCTGGCCAACGCTGTGGGCGTTGTGGGTGGCGACCCCTGGGGTTCCGCAATTGTGGATCCTGGCGGTGTTTGTGGCTGGCGTCTGGTTAATGCGCGCCGCCGGATGCGTGGTGAATGATTATGCTGACCGCAAATTTGACGGTCATGTGAAACGCACCGCGAACCGACCGCTGCCAAGCGGTGCCGTGACGGAGAAAGAAGCCCGCACGTTGTTTGTTGTGCTGGTGTTGCTCGCCTTCCTGCTGGTCCTGACGCTCAACACGATGACCATTTTGTTGTCGATTGCCGCGTTGGCGCTGGCGTGGGTTTATCCCTTCATGAAGCGCTATACGCACCTGCCGCAGGTGGTGCTGGGTGCGGCGTTTGGCTGGTCTATCCCGATGGCGTTTGCCGCCGTGAGCGAGTCGGTGCCGCTCAGCTGCTGGTTGATGTTTCTGGCCAATATTCTCTGGGCAGTGGCTTATGACACCCAATATGCGATGGTCGACCGCGATGATGACCTGAAGATTGGCATTAAATCGACCGCTATCCTGTTCGGCCAAAACGACAAACTGATTATTGGTCTTCTGCAAGTGGGCGTACTGGTGCTGATGGCGCTGGTGGGCTGGCTGAACGGACTGGCGCTGGGCTATTACTGGTCTTTGCTGGTGGCAGGGGCGCTGTTTGTGTATCAGCAGAAGCTGATCGTTAACCGCGAGCGGGATGCCTGCTTTAAAGCGTTTATGAATAACAACTACGTGGGCCTGGTGTTGTTCTTAGGCCTTGCGATGAGTTACTGGCATCTTTGA
- a CDS encoding diacylglycerol kinase, translated as MANNTTGFTRIIKAAGYSWKGFRAAWINEAAFRQESVAVLLGVAIACWLDVDAITRVLLIGSVMLVMIVEILNSAIEAVVDRIGSEYHELSGRAKDMGSAAVLLSIFVALITWGILLWSHFR; from the coding sequence ATGGCCAATAATACCACTGGATTCACCCGAATTATCAAAGCTGCTGGCTACTCGTGGAAAGGTTTTCGCGCCGCATGGATAAATGAAGCGGCATTTCGTCAGGAAAGCGTTGCCGTACTGCTGGGCGTCGCCATCGCCTGCTGGCTGGACGTCGACGCCATTACCCGTGTGTTGTTGATTGGTTCAGTAATGCTGGTGATGATCGTTGAAATCTTAAACAGCGCTATTGAAGCAGTGGTCGACCGTATTGGATCGGAGTATCACGAACTTTCCGGTCGAGCGAAAGATATGGGGTCGGCGGCTGTTCTGCTGTCTATTTTTGTCGCCCTGATCACCTGGGGCATCCTGTTGTGGTCCCATTTTCGATAA
- the plsB gene encoding glycerol-3-phosphate 1-O-acyltransferase PlsB: MSGWPRIYYKLLNLPLSVLVKSKSIPAEPAPELGLDTSRPIMYVLPYNSKADLLTLRAQCLAHDLPDPLEPLEIDGTLLPRYVFIHGGPRVFTYYTPKEESIKLFHNYLDLHRSNPDLDVQMVPVSVMFGRAPGREKGEVNPPLRMLNGVQKFFAVSWLGRDSFVRFSPSVSLRRMADEHGTDKIIAQKLARVARMHFARQRLAAVGPRLPARQDLFNKLLASKAIARAVEDEARSKKISHEKAQQNAIALMEEIAANFSYEMIRLTDRILGFTWNRLYQGINVHNAERVRQLAHDGHEIVYVPCHRSHMDYMLLSYVLYHQGLVPPHIAAGINLNFWPAGPIFRRLGAFFIRRTFKGNKLYSTVFREYLGELFSRGYSVEYFVEGGRSRTGRLLDPKTGTLSMTIQAMLRGGTRPITLVPIYIGYEHVMEVGTYAKELRGATKEKESLPQMLRGLSKLRNLGQGYVNFGEPMPLMTYLNQHVPEWRESIDPIESIRPAWLTPTVNNIAADLMVRINNAGAANAMNLCCTALLASRQRSLTREQLTEQLDCYLSLLRNVPYASDATVPTQSASELIDHALQMNKFEVEKDTIGDIIILPREQAVLMTYYRNNIAHMLVLPSLMAAIVTQHRRISRVALQQHIDALYPMLKAELFLRWERDELTGVIDELAGEMQRQGLITLQNDELQINPARSRTLQLLAAGARETLQRYAITFWLLSANPSINRGTLEKESRTVAQRLSVLHGINAPEFFDKAVFSSLVLTLRDEGYISDTGDAEPEETMKIYQMLAELVTSDVRLTIESATQGE; encoded by the coding sequence ATGTCCGGCTGGCCACGAATTTACTACAAATTACTGAATTTACCATTAAGCGTCCTGGTAAAAAGCAAGTCTATTCCGGCAGAACCTGCCCCGGAGTTGGGACTCGATACGTCTCGTCCCATTATGTACGTCCTACCGTACAACTCAAAAGCAGACTTGCTGACGCTACGTGCCCAATGTTTGGCGCACGATCTTCCCGATCCCCTGGAACCGCTGGAGATAGACGGGACTTTACTGCCGCGCTACGTGTTTATTCACGGCGGTCCGCGTGTGTTCACCTATTACACACCAAAAGAAGAGTCCATCAAGCTGTTCCATAACTATCTCGATCTGCATCGCAGCAATCCTGACCTGGATGTGCAGATGGTGCCGGTTTCGGTGATGTTTGGCCGCGCGCCTGGCCGCGAAAAAGGTGAAGTCAACCCGCCGCTGCGCATGCTGAACGGCGTACAGAAATTCTTCGCCGTTTCCTGGCTCGGTCGCGACAGTTTTGTCCGTTTCTCGCCGTCTGTCTCTCTGCGCCGCATGGCAGACGAACACGGTACGGATAAAATCATCGCTCAGAAACTGGCGCGCGTGGCGCGTATGCACTTTGCCCGTCAGCGTTTAGCTGCTGTTGGCCCGCGCCTCCCTGCCCGCCAGGATCTGTTTAATAAGCTGCTGGCCTCAAAAGCAATCGCCCGTGCGGTAGAAGATGAAGCCCGCAGTAAAAAAATCTCCCACGAAAAAGCGCAGCAAAATGCCATTGCGCTGATGGAAGAGATCGCCGCCAACTTCTCCTACGAGATGATCCGCCTGACTGACCGTATTCTGGGATTCACCTGGAACCGACTGTATCAGGGTATTAACGTTCACAATGCAGAACGCGTTCGCCAACTGGCGCACGACGGACATGAAATTGTCTATGTCCCCTGCCACCGCAGCCATATGGATTACATGCTGCTGTCGTACGTTCTGTATCACCAGGGGCTGGTTCCTCCGCACATTGCGGCCGGGATCAACCTGAACTTCTGGCCGGCTGGCCCGATTTTCCGCCGCCTGGGTGCGTTCTTTATTCGTCGTACCTTCAAGGGCAATAAGCTCTATTCCACCGTCTTCCGCGAATACCTCGGCGAGTTGTTCAGCCGCGGTTATTCGGTTGAGTACTTTGTCGAAGGTGGGCGCTCACGTACCGGTCGTTTGCTGGATCCGAAAACCGGCACGCTGTCGATGACCATCCAGGCAATGCTGCGCGGCGGTACGCGTCCTATCACCCTGGTGCCGATTTACATTGGCTACGAGCACGTGATGGAAGTCGGCACCTACGCGAAAGAACTGCGTGGCGCGACAAAAGAGAAAGAGAGCCTGCCGCAGATGCTGCGTGGCTTAAGCAAGCTGCGTAATCTGGGTCAGGGCTACGTCAACTTTGGCGAACCGATGCCATTGATGACCTACCTCAATCAGCACGTGCCGGAGTGGCGTGAGTCTATCGATCCTATCGAGTCGATTCGCCCTGCCTGGCTGACGCCGACGGTCAATAACATTGCCGCCGATCTGATGGTGCGCATTAACAACGCCGGTGCGGCCAACGCCATGAACCTGTGCTGTACCGCGCTACTGGCATCCCGCCAGCGTTCCCTGACCCGCGAGCAGTTAACTGAGCAGCTTGATTGCTACCTCAGCCTGCTGCGTAACGTACCGTATGCATCAGATGCAACGGTTCCGACGCAGAGTGCCAGTGAGCTTATCGATCACGCCCTGCAGATGAACAAGTTTGAGGTCGAGAAAGATACCATCGGTGACATCATCATTCTGCCGCGCGAGCAGGCGGTATTGATGACTTACTACCGCAACAATATTGCGCATATGCTGGTACTGCCGTCACTGATGGCGGCGATTGTGACTCAGCATCGCCGGATTTCACGCGTCGCATTGCAGCAACATATTGATGCACTGTATCCGATGCTGAAAGCCGAGCTGTTCCTACGCTGGGAGCGCGATGAGCTTACAGGGGTGATCGACGAACTGGCTGGAGAAATGCAGCGTCAGGGTCTGATTACGTTGCAAAACGATGAGCTGCAAATCAACCCGGCACGCTCCCGCACGCTACAGCTGCTGGCCGCAGGTGCGCGTGAGACTCTGCAGCGCTACGCCATCACCTTCTGGCTGCTGAGCGCGAATCCGTCGATCAACCGCGGTACGCTGGAGAAAGAGAGCCGCACCGTCGCTCAACGTCTTTCCGTACTGCACGGTATCAACGCACCGGAATTCTTCGATAAAGCAGTGTTCAGTTCCCTGGTGCTGACCCTGCGTGACGAAGGCTACATCAGCGACACCGGAGATGCCGAGCCGGAAGAGACGATGAAGATTTACCAGATGCTGGCCGAACTGGTGACGTCGGATGTCCGTCTGACCATCGAGAGCGCCACTCAGGGTGAGTAA
- the ubiC gene encoding chorismate lyase, which produces MPHPALTQLRALRYFDAIPTLDPQLLDWLLLEDSMTQRFEQQGKQVSVTLIREGFVGQNEVAEELTLLPTESRYWLREILLCADGEPWLAGRTVVPESTLCGPELALQNLGKTPLGRYLFTSSTLTRDFIEIGRDAELWGRRSRLRLSGKPLMLTELFLPASPLY; this is translated from the coding sequence ATGCCACACCCTGCGTTAACGCAACTGCGTGCGCTGCGTTATTTTGATGCGATCCCGACGCTGGACCCCCAACTGCTTGACTGGTTGTTACTGGAAGACTCCATGACCCAACGTTTTGAGCAGCAGGGAAAGCAGGTCAGCGTAACGTTGATACGAGAAGGATTTGTTGGGCAAAATGAGGTGGCCGAAGAACTGACGCTGCTGCCGACAGAATCCCGCTATTGGTTACGTGAAATCCTGCTCTGCGCGGATGGTGAACCCTGGCTTGCCGGGCGCACCGTGGTGCCGGAATCGACATTGTGTGGCCCTGAACTGGCCTTGCAAAATCTGGGGAAAACCCCGCTCGGGCGCTACCTGTTTACGTCATCGACATTGACCCGAGATTTTATTGAGATTGGCCGCGATGCAGAGCTGTGGGGGCGTCGTTCCCGCCTGCGGCTGAGCGGTAAGCCACTGATGCTTACCGAGCTTTTTTTACCTGCATCGCCGTTGTACTGA